TATGAATGGTAAGCCATTGCCTATTAATTCAGTAGAGATGAAAGCAATTGTAACTTATATGCACTATTTAAGCCAAGGTGTGCCAGTGGGTGCTAATGTTGAAGGGCAAGGACTTACTCAAGTAAAATTATTAAATAGAGCAGCTGATCCTAAAAAAGGTAAAGTTATTTATGAAGAAAAATGCTCAGCTTGTCATGGTGAAGATGGGGCAGGAATGCTAAATGACGAGCAAAAAGGTGGATATTATGTATATCCTGCTTTATGGGGAGATGATAGCTATAACACAGGTGCTGGAATGTATAGACTAATAAAAGCAGCTTCGTATATTAAAGGTAATATGCCAAAAGGTGATGCTACTTTAAGTGATGAAGAAGCTTTTGATGTGGCAGCTTATATTAATTCAAAACCAAGACCAATTAAGGCTAATCGTGAAGCAGATTTTCCTGATAGAAGGACAAAACCACTTGATATGGATGTAGCTCCTTATGATGATGATTTTAGCATAGAGCAACATAGATTTGGACCTTATATAAAAATGCAAGAAGTTAGCAAATCTAAAGCAAAATAAGTAAAGAAGGAATTTCAATTTTGAAATTCCTAAAATCTTAATTAAATTTAACATTATTTATATTTTTAAATTTTAAAATTATGTTTCATTTAAAGTTTCAAAAGGAGTATGTAATGTTAAAAACTATAAAAGCAAAACTTGGTTTTGTTATTATTTTAGGATTGTTTGTTTTATTTTTGATGCTTTATTTATTTTACAATAATAATCAAAAGACAATTCAAGCTAATTCAAATGAGGTAGCAAGAATTATGCAAGTTGATATAGAAGAAAAATTAAAAATATCAACTGATGCAATGATTAATGCGCTTTCAATTCATTTAAAAGATTTACAGAGTGAAAAAGAGAAAATTGATTATATAGCACAAGCTATAGAAAATTTTAGATTTGACAATGGTAATGGGTATTTTTTCGTTTATAAAGATACCACAGCAGTAGCTCACCCAGTTAGCAAAAAGCTAATAGGACAAGATTTAAAGGGAATGCAAGCTCCTGATGGGACTTTTTTTATTCAAGAATTAAGCAAAAAGGCTAATTCTGGTGGTGGTTTTGTAACCTTTCCTTTCCCTAAACCAGGCACTGATATTACAGCACCAAAATTATCTTATGTAGCATTAATACCTAATACAAATTCTTTATGGATTGGAACAGGTGTTTATTTAGATGAGATTGATAAGAATACTCACGAGTTAGAAAATTTAATCAATAGTAGTTTTGTTACGACATCTATTATTGCTTTATTTGTATTTATAGTGGTTTTTATCCCTTATATTGTATATGTGATGATGCTAATAGTAAAATCTTTAAGCAAATTAAATAATGGTATTAACGAATTCTTCTCTTTCCTAAACCACGAAAAAGAAGACGCTCACGAAATCATCTTACATTCTAAAGACGAATTTGGCTCTATGGCAAAAGCAATCAATGATAATATAGAAAAAACTAAATTATCTTTATTAAAAGATGAAGAAGCAGTAGAACAAAGCGTTCAAACAGCAGCAGCAATTGAAAGTGGAGATTTAAAAGCAAGAATTACTTTAAATCCTGCAAACCCACAATTAATTGAATTAAAAAATGTCTTAAATAAAATGCTTGATACTTTAGAAGAAAAAGTTGGAGCTAATACAAACTCAATTGAAAAGATATTTGATGAATATAGCCAAAACGACTTTAGAAATGAAATAAAAAATGCTAAAGGTAGAGTAGAACTTGCAACTAATATGTTAGGTAAGCAAATAAGAGATATGTTAAAAACAAATCTTGAAACTGCAAGAAACCTGCAAGATAAATCTAAAATACTAAAAACAAGTGTTAGTGATATAAACGAAGGTGCAAGAAAGCAAGCAAGTAGCTTACAAGAAAGTGCAGCAGCAGTAGAAGAGATGAGTGCATCTATGCATGCAGTAAATCAAAAATCAAACGAAGTTATTAAAAACGGAGAAGATATTAAAAATGTTATTACTATGATTAAAGATATAGCAGAACAAATTAATCTACTTGCACTTAATGCTGCAATAGAAGCAGCACGTGCAGGTGAGCACGGACGTGGGTTTGCTGTAGTTGCTGATGAAGTAAGAAAGCTAGCTGAAAGCACTCAAAAATCACTAACAGAAATAGAAGCAAGTGTTAATGTATTAACTCAAGGAATAAATGATATGAGCGAAAGCATTAAAGAACAAACTCAAGCAATATCTCAAATAAATGAAGCAATAAGTAGTATAGATGAGCTAACACGTGCTAATGTAGTAGTAGCTGATAATACTAATAAAATATCAGATGAAGTAGATTTAATGGCTAGCATTGCTGTTGAAGCTGTTATGAAGAATAAGTTTTAATACTAATTATTCTTAAGAACTTTTATTTATTAAGTTCTTAAGAACTTATCTAAAGCTAGAAAGTAAAACTTTTTAGCTTTATTGTTTTTATGAGTTTTTGTATTTTTATTAGTGATTGTTTTTTAAAGCTTATTATTTTTACCTTAAACCTAAAAGTTTTTTATATTTTTAATTTTCTTTTATCTTTTTTACCTATTTACTCTCATTAGAATTTGTAATATTTATGAATTGAAAAAGTTTTAAGGCAACTCATTGTATTTTTAGGTGTATTTTTAATAATTTTAAAAATAAAGAATTTAAACTAAGAATTTGGTTTTAACTCCAAAAAGAACCAACGCTAATTAAGTTGGTAAAAATTGGTAAGATTTTGAGTGTTTAACATTAAAAATTATGGAATTTGAATTAAGAATTTGATTTGTGGTTTTAGTTTTAAAATTAAAATTCCTGTTTTAAATTCTTTTTTTCAGTGTGTTTTTTCCACTCTTGAGACTATTATTTATAACTAGCAAATGAATTGCTAGTTATAAATAATAATGAGAGTGAATAGGTAAAAAAGATAAAAGAAAATTAAAAATATAAAAAGTTTTTTGAATGGTAGGTAAAGATTATAAAAAACATAAAAGCTTTAGAATAATAATCACTAAGAAAATTATAAAAATTAAAAAATATTAAAAACTTTTAGGTTTAAGGTAAAAATACAAAAACTCATAAAAACAATAAAGCTAAAAAGTTTTACTTTCTAGCTTTAGATAAGTTCTTAAGAACTTAATAAATAAAAGTTCTTAAGAATAATTAGTATTAAAACTTATTCTTCATAACAGCTTCAACAGCAATGCTAGCCATTAAATCTACTTCATCTGATATTTTATTAGTATTATCAGCTACTACTACATTAGCACGTGTTAGCTCATCTATACTACTTATTGCTTCATTTATTTGAGATATTGCTTGAGTTTGTTCTTTAATGCTTTCACTCATATCATTTATACCTTGAGTTAATACATTAACACTTGCTTCTATTTCTGTTAGTGATTTTTGAGTGCTTTCAGCTAGCTTTCTTACTTCATCAGCAACTACAGCAAATCCACGTCCGTGCTCACCTGCACGTGCTGCTTCAATTGCAGCATTAAGTGCAAGTAGATTAATTTGTTCTGCAATGTCTCTAATCATAGTAATAACATTTTTAATATCTTCTCCGTTTTTAATAACTTCGTTTGATTTTTGATTTACTGCATGCATAGATGCACTCATCTCTTCTACTGCTGCTGCACTTTCTTGTAAGCTACTTGCTTGCTTTCTTGCACCTTCGTTTATATCACTAACACTTGTTTTTAGTATTTTAGATTTATCTTGTAGGTTTCTTGCAGTTTCAAGATTTGTTTTTAACATATCTCTTATTTGCTTACCTAACATATTAGTTGCAAGTTCTACTCTACCTTTAGCATTTTTTATTTCATTTCTAAAGTCGTTTTGGCTATATTCATCAAATATCTTTTCAATTGAGTTTGTATTAGCTCCAACTTTTTCTTCTAAAGTATCAAGCATTTTATTTAAGACATTTTTTAATTCAATTAATTGTGGGTTTGCAGGATTTAAAGTAATTCTTGCTTTTAAATCTCCGCTTTCAATTGCTGCTGCTGTTTGAACGCTTTGTTCTACTGCTTCTTCATCTTTTAATAAAGATAATTTAGTTTTTTCTATATTATCATTGATTGCTTTTGCCATAGAGCCAAATTCGTCTTTAGAATGTAAGATGATTTCGTGAGCGTCTTCTTTTTCGTGGTTTAGGAAAGAGAAGAATTCGTTAAGTCCTTGGGTGATTTTTGATAAAGGTTTTAAATAAAAATTAATAATTAAACTTAAAAATCCTATTACTATTATTAAAAATATTAAAAAGCTTATTAAAGTAGCATTTCTAGCATCATTTACACTATTATTTATTACATCTTCTAAAATAATGGTGCAAATACTAAATCCACTTATATCATTAATAATACAATAAGCTAAGTAATTTTTATTATCCTTTGTAAAAACAATATGATTTAAATTCTTATTAGTTTTTAGCGTAGATAATTTTTGATTTAGGCTATCAAGCCATTCAGGTTTGCCTAATTCGTTTGCGTTTTCACTAGCTATTATCTCATTATTTTTATCAAGAATTAAAGTGCTAATATCATTATGAGATTTAATTTTTGTAATGGTATCGCTAAAATCATTTATTAGTATATTTCCACCAATTACAGCTACGATTTTATCATTTTTAAACACAGGTGCAAAAATAGTTGTGGCTGATTTTTTGCTTGAGACATCTTGATAAATTGATGAATTACTAGCCTTTTTTAAAGCTACTGCTTCTTTATACCAAGCTCTAGTTCTACCATCAAAATTAGGGATTAATCTAAAAGTTAAATCAGGTTCAGCCTTATAAACATTTCCATTTGCTAAGCCTATAAATAATCCTTGAAAATCTAAAACCCTATTATCACTACTAATGATTTGCTTGATAAATTCTGGGCTTAAATCATCAGCATCTTCAAAAGTTTTTGCAATTTTTTCAATTTGCTCAATACGGGTTTTGATATATTCATCAACATAAGCATTTCTTAATTGCAATTCTCCTGCTATTGAAGAATCGTAATTATTTATGATTATATCTTCTGTCTTATTGCTTTGCATATAAGATAAAACTAAAAGTAAAACTACAAATAAACTTGCAGTTGTTAATGAAATTTTGAAAGAAAGTTTCATTTGGTAATCCTTTTTTTAATTGAAATCGAATACCAATTTTACCCCCCCCCAACCTTAAATAAAAATAAAATTATAAAATAAATTATTAGATGATAAAAATTATTTACATTAATTTAAATTCTTATTTTAAATATCTTAAAAAATACAAAAAAGTTTTTAAGCTTAAAAATTAATAAATTTAATAAATCATTAAGCTAAAAAAGAGATAATCAAACTTATTTTTTTTAAAGGACGAAAAGATGAAAATTATAGATTTAATCAAGCACAACAAATATCTTACTATCCGTCATCATCTTCGTCATCTACATAATACTCATTAATTTATAATCGTTTTTTAGTTGTGTTTTTACACTTTTTATTATTTTGTTTAAAGGAAAAAAATTGAAGAATTTAGAAAATATTTTTAAAGTAATTTTTCCACTTGCAATAGTGATTATTACTACTTATTATTGTTATCCATTTAAAGAACTTAGCGAAGCAGAGCATTTAGCTTATCTTAAAAGTTATGGCACTACTTTAGGACTTACTTCACTTGGTTTGATTATTGGTCTTACTGGTGGATTTTTATTAGCGTTTTTATTGGTGCTTAGGAATAGATTTTTAACAATGTTAATCAATGAATATTTAGATTTAATTAGGGGTATGCCATTAATGCTACTTTTAATGATATTTGCATTTGTGGTTTTTGCTCAAGTTGAAAATGTATTTTTTGTAGCCGTTATTGCTTTAGGACTTAATTCTAGTGCTTATGTTGCAGAGATTATTAGAAGTGGGATTGAAAGCGTTGATAAAGGTCAAATGGAAGCAGCAAGGTCTATGGGTTTATCGCATTTTCAAGCTATGAAAATGATAGTTTTTCCACAAGCTGTTAAAAATATCATTCCTGCTTTAGCAAATGAGTTTATATCGTTGTTTAAAGAAACTTCAGTAGTTGCGTTTATAAGCGTTGTTGATTTGACTTTTCAAAGCAAGATTTTTCAATCACTTTTATACGACCCTAAGCCTTATATTTTCGCAGGTGTTGTGTATTATGCTAGTGTTAAAGTATTTACTTGTTTTGTAAGATTATTAGAAATGAGGCTAAAAAGAAATGATTAAGATATCTAATTTATGCAAAAATTACGGGAATTTAGAAGTATTAAAAGATATTAGTGTAGAGATTAATAAAGGCGATATTATTGCTATTATTGGACCTAGTGGCGGTGGAAAAAGCACATTTTTAAGATGTTTAAATAAACTTGAAGTTGCAAGTAGTGGAGAGATTTTAATCAATAATGAAAATATCTTAGATGAAAAAATTGATATTAATAAGCACAGACAAAAAGTATCAATGGTATTTCAACATTTTAATCTATTTGCAAATAAAAATGTATTGGATAATTTGATTTTAGCCCCTGTTAGTTTAAATATTTTAAGCAAAGATGAAGCTATTAAAAAAGCTAGAAATCTTTTAGCTAAAGTTGGTTTAGCTGATAAAGAAGAGTTCTTTCCACACAAATTAAGCGGCGGTCAAAAACAAAGAATAGCAATAGCAAGAAGCCTTATGATGGAGCCTGAAGTTATATTATTTGATGAGCCAACTAGTGCGCTTGACCCTGAAATGGTAGGAGAAGTTTTAGGACTTATTAAAGAAATAGCAAGTGGAGATAATGCTCCTATTATGATATTAGTAACTCACGAAATGGGTTTTGCAAAAAATGTAGCTAATAGAGTATTTTTTATGGAAAGTGGCAAAATAGCAGTAGATGATACACCACAAGTTGTATTTAACTCTAGCACAAATGCTAGATTAAATGAGTTTTTAAACAAAGTTTTAAACCATTAGGATTAGATATGAAAAAGATTTTTTTAGCTTTATTTATAACTTTATTTGCTTATGCAAATGAAGTTGTTAAGGTTGGTATTTCGGCAAATTACGCTCCATTTGATATGATGGTTGATGGTAAATTGAGTGGTTTTGATGTTGATTTGGTAAATGAGATTTCAAAGGTTGCTAATCTTAAGATTGAATTTGTTAATATGAGTTTTGATGGGCTTATTCCATCTTTAGTAGCTGGTAAAATCAATATGATAGCTTCAGGAATGAGTATTAGCGAAAGAAGAATGAAGAATTGTGATTTTTCTAATCCTTATTTTTTTGGAAAAACTATGTATCTTAAAAGAAAGGGCGATATTTTCACTACAAAAGAAGATTTAAAAGGTGTTAAAACAGGAGTGAAACTTGGCACAATTCAAGAAAATACTGCAAGAAAGCTAGGTGCTAATGTGATTTTACACGAAGATTCAGCAGTGGTTGTTATGAGCCTTGTGAATAAGCAAATAGATGCGGTTGTTTTTGATTCTTTTGTGGCTAAGAAATTTATGGCAAAAAATCCTGAAATTGAGAGTTTTTATGAAGAAAATGACGGGGCTTTAGGTTTTGCATTTGCATTTGCAAAGGATAAAAATAAAGACTTAATTGATATAATCAATAAAGCCCTTGAAGAAGTAAAAGCAAGTGGTAAGTATGATGAGCTTATCAAAAAATACGGGCTATAAGGAGTAGTTATGAAAAAGTTTTTATTAGTAGTGTTTGCACTGATTTTTAGTGCTTGTTTATATGCAAATGACAAGGTTTATAAAGTTGGGATTTCTCCTGATTATCCTCCATTTGATATGTTAGTTGATGATAAGATTAGTGGTTTTGATGCTGAATTATTTGATAATTTAGCAAAAATTGCTGGTATAAAATATGAATTTAAAGCTATGAGTTTTGATGGACTTATTGCAGCACTTAAAGCAGGTAAGATTGATGCTATTATGAGTGCTATGAGTTCAAGCGAACAAAGAAAAAAAGCTTGTGATTTTAGCAATGTTTATTATAAAGCTAAGACAATTTATCTAAAGCATAAAGATAGTAGTATCGCAACTAAAGATGATATAAAAGGTAAAAAAGTAGGAGTGCAATTAGGCACGGTTCAAGAAGCAGCAGTAAAACAAGTAGGTGCGTTAGTGCAACCTAATGAAAATCCTGTTGTTTTAGTAATGGCTTTAAATGATAAAAAATTAGATGCTTTAGCATTTGATGCACTTGTAGCAAGAGAATATTTAGCAAAATATCCTAATTTAGCTGAATTTTATAATGAAGATGATGGCACAGAAGGATTTTCTATAGCGTTTAGCAAAAATGAAAATGTAGAGCTAAGAGAGAAATTAAATAAAGCTTTAGAAGAATTTATAAAAACTAGCGAATATGAAGCTTTACTTAAAAAATACAATATAAATTAATATGAGAAGTGATTTTTTTAAGCCTAGATTTAAAACTAGGCAAATTAGTGTAGGCGGGGTTAAAATCGGTGGTGATGCTCCAATTAGCGTTCAATCAATGCTATTTACAAAAACTCAAGATATTAATGGATGTTTAGAACAATTAATTGAGTTAAAATTAGCAGGTGCTGATATAGTAAGAGTTGCGTGTTTGGATATAAAAGATGCAAGGGCTTTAGCAGAACTTAAAAAGCAAAGCCCACTGCCGCTAATTGTAGATATTCATTTTAATCACAAATTAGCTTTATATTGTGCTGAATTTATAGATGGGATTAGAATAAATCCAGGAAATATCGGTGGCAAAGAAAATATAAAAGAAGTAGTAAATGCTTGTAAGCAAAGAAATATTCCTATAAGAATTGGTGTAAATCACGGAAGTATTGAAAAGCAATTTGAAAACAAATACGGCAGAAGTGTAAAAGCCTTGCTTGAGAGTGCTGTTTATAATATTAAATTACTTGAAGATTTTGATTTTAGGGATATTAAAATAAGCATTAAAACTTCAGACGCACAAAGCACAATAGAAAGTTATACGAGATTAAGAGAATTGTGTGATTATCCGTTTCATTTAGGAGTAACTGAAGCAGGAACTAAGTTTCATAGCACAATAAAAAGCTCAATTGCTATAGGTCAGTTATTATTAAATGGCATAGGCGATACTATTCGTGTTTCTATGACAGGAGAGCTTAGCGAAGAAATAAGAGTCGCTAAAGCGATTTTGCAAGATAGCGGAGTGCAAAAAAGCGGTATAAATATAATCTCTTGTCCAACCTGTGGAAGAATTCAAAGCGATTTGTTAAGTGCTGTTAAAGTGGTTGAAGAAAAGACAAAACACATTAAAGCACCATTAAATATAAGCGTAATGGGTTGTGTTGTAAATGCTTTAGGAGAAGCTAAAGGAGCTGATGTAGCGATTGCATTTGGCAAAAATGAAGGCTTAGTAATAAGACACGGCGAAGTGGTTGCAAAATGCAAATATGATACTTTAGTAGATAAATTTTTAGATGAAGTATTAGACGAAGCAAAACTTCACGAAGAATAGAATTTGAAATTCCTATTTCAAATTCTTATTTTAATTTCTTTAATTTTTACGAGAGATTAAAATAAGAATTAAGGAAGAATTATGAGTAAGTATTTTGATATTGAATTAGAGCAAAGTATTTTATTAGCTTGTATAGAAAATAATGAAAATATAGATATAGCCGCAAGTATTATTAAGCCAAGTGATTTTTCATATAGATTACACGCTGATATATTTGAGTTTGTATTAAACAAAAGAAGACTTAGAGAGAGTGTGGATTTAAAATTAGTAAAAATCTCTTTTGCAAGTGCAAAGGATAGTTTTTGGACTGCACTTGAGCAGCAAAATTCTTTCATAGAAGTTGATGAATATTCAAAAATGTTAAGGAATTTAAGTGTAAAAGACCAGCTTAATTCTTTAATGAATACAAGCACACAAGAGCTAAGCAGTGTGCAAGATAGTATTGATTATACGCATAATTTAAATGCTAAGATTTATTCTTTAGTATCAGGCGTTAGTGATAATACTTTAAAAAGCTCAAGAACTGCTGTTAATGAGTTTTATGAAGAATTAAATAGAGTTAGCAAGATAATTGATAAAGATGTAATCGGGGTTGATACAGGTTTTTCTTTGTTAAATCATTATACAAAGGGCTTTAAAGCAGGGGAGTTAATAATTCTTGCAGCTCGTCCTGGTATGGGTAAAACTACATTTGCTTTAAATATTTTATTAAATGCACTTAAAAAAGATGTTGGAGTGGTGTTTTATAGTCTTGAAACAGAAGCTTATAAGATAATGGCTAAATTAATAGCACAAGATACAGGAATAGGTTTGCAAAATATCTTAACAGGAGATAGATTAACAGAAGATGAGATAAATAATATGCAAATGAGTGCGAATATGCTTAGTGAAAAGACTTTATATATTTATGATAAGGGTAATTTAAATATAGAATTTCTTCGCTCATCTTTAAGAAGATTAAAAGAAGAGCATAACAATATAGGTTTATGTGTATTAGACTATATTCAGCTTATGAACTCACTAAATACAAGGGCTGATAGACATATTCAAGTAAGTGAGATTAGTAGGGGGTTAAAATTACTTGCATTAGAATTAAAAATCCCTATTTTAGCACTTTCTCAAGTTAATCGTTCGGTAGATTCTAGGATGAATAAAAAACTTATGCTCTCAGACATTCGTGAGAGTGGTAGTATAGAACAAGATGCTGATTTGATATTATTTATTAATAAAGCTGATGATGATCCGACTATTTTAGCAGAACGCCACGCTATACTTGATATTGCTAAGAATAGAAGTGGGGAATTAAAAGAAATTCATTTTGATTTTAAAGCTTCTAAAGCGAAATTTTTACAACTTGAGTTTAGAAAAGACAACGAACCAAGCGAGACTGAAGAATTTTAATTTAGGAAATAAATTCCTAAATTATTCAAGTATTTTTAGGTTTTCACAAGCTATATTGTTTCCTAAATCACAAGATTTTTTATAATACAATTTAGCCATATTTTTATCTTTTTTATGATACATAACGCCTAAATTATTGCATGCGTATGCGTCTTTATTATCGCAAGATTGATTCCACAAACTAGCTACTTTATCATAATCTTTTAATTCATAATATACATTACCTAAATTATAACAAGCATTATAATCTTTAGCAGAGCAAGCAATTGATAGATATTTAATAGCTAAATTATTATTTTTTTCATTAGCATATAAATTGCCTAAGCCATAACAAGCTGGGATTAAATTATCATCACAAGCTTTTTTTAGATATATTTTTGCAT
This is a stretch of genomic DNA from Campylobacter sp. RM12651. It encodes these proteins:
- a CDS encoding c-type cytochrome translates to MKTKISMILLLSSFAFAIDPSVNKTKSETGIKQAKMNWVVPSAMNDDGYLDEEKLPKGSKYIEAVILGNKILNETTYYIGPKAKDESKRYAGNNLSCSSCHANGGTIPYESGFVGIYARFPQYLARGDVVATLENRINGCMERSMNGKPLPINSVEMKAIVTYMHYLSQGVPVGANVEGQGLTQVKLLNRAADPKKGKVIYEEKCSACHGEDGAGMLNDEQKGGYYVYPALWGDDSYNTGAGMYRLIKAASYIKGNMPKGDATLSDEEAFDVAAYINSKPRPIKANREADFPDRRTKPLDMDVAPYDDDFSIEQHRFGPYIKMQEVSKSKAK
- a CDS encoding methyl-accepting chemotaxis protein, producing the protein MLKTIKAKLGFVIILGLFVLFLMLYLFYNNNQKTIQANSNEVARIMQVDIEEKLKISTDAMINALSIHLKDLQSEKEKIDYIAQAIENFRFDNGNGYFFVYKDTTAVAHPVSKKLIGQDLKGMQAPDGTFFIQELSKKANSGGGFVTFPFPKPGTDITAPKLSYVALIPNTNSLWIGTGVYLDEIDKNTHELENLINSSFVTTSIIALFVFIVVFIPYIVYVMMLIVKSLSKLNNGINEFFSFLNHEKEDAHEIILHSKDEFGSMAKAINDNIEKTKLSLLKDEEAVEQSVQTAAAIESGDLKARITLNPANPQLIELKNVLNKMLDTLEEKVGANTNSIEKIFDEYSQNDFRNEIKNAKGRVELATNMLGKQIRDMLKTNLETARNLQDKSKILKTSVSDINEGARKQASSLQESAAAVEEMSASMHAVNQKSNEVIKNGEDIKNVITMIKDIAEQINLLALNAAIEAARAGEHGRGFAVVADEVRKLAESTQKSLTEIEASVNVLTQGINDMSESIKEQTQAISQINEAISSIDELTRANVVVADNTNKISDEVDLMASIAVEAVMKNKF
- a CDS encoding methyl-accepting chemotaxis protein, with the protein product MKLSFKISLTTASLFVVLLLVLSYMQSNKTEDIIINNYDSSIAGELQLRNAYVDEYIKTRIEQIEKIAKTFEDADDLSPEFIKQIISSDNRVLDFQGLFIGLANGNVYKAEPDLTFRLIPNFDGRTRAWYKEAVALKKASNSSIYQDVSSKKSATTIFAPVFKNDKIVAVIGGNILINDFSDTITKIKSHNDISTLILDKNNEIIASENANELGKPEWLDSLNQKLSTLKTNKNLNHIVFTKDNKNYLAYCIINDISGFSICTIILEDVINNSVNDARNATLISFLIFLIIVIGFLSLIINFYLKPLSKITQGLNEFFSFLNHEKEDAHEIILHSKDEFGSMAKAINDNIEKTKLSLLKDEEAVEQSVQTAAAIESGDLKARITLNPANPQLIELKNVLNKMLDTLEEKVGANTNSIEKIFDEYSQNDFRNEIKNAKGRVELATNMLGKQIRDMLKTNLETARNLQDKSKILKTSVSDINEGARKQASSLQESAAAVEEMSASMHAVNQKSNEVIKNGEDIKNVITMIRDIAEQINLLALNAAIEAARAGEHGRGFAVVADEVRKLAESTQKSLTEIEASVNVLTQGINDMSESIKEQTQAISQINEAISSIDELTRANVVVADNTNKISDEVDLMASIAVEAVMKNKF
- a CDS encoding amino acid ABC transporter permease, whose translation is MIITTYYCYPFKELSEAEHLAYLKSYGTTLGLTSLGLIIGLTGGFLLAFLLVLRNRFLTMLINEYLDLIRGMPLMLLLMIFAFVVFAQVENVFFVAVIALGLNSSAYVAEIIRSGIESVDKGQMEAARSMGLSHFQAMKMIVFPQAVKNIIPALANEFISLFKETSVVAFISVVDLTFQSKIFQSLLYDPKPYIFAGVVYYASVKVFTCFVRLLEMRLKRND
- a CDS encoding amino acid ABC transporter ATP-binding protein, translated to MIKISNLCKNYGNLEVLKDISVEINKGDIIAIIGPSGGGKSTFLRCLNKLEVASSGEILINNENILDEKIDINKHRQKVSMVFQHFNLFANKNVLDNLILAPVSLNILSKDEAIKKARNLLAKVGLADKEEFFPHKLSGGQKQRIAIARSLMMEPEVILFDEPTSALDPEMVGEVLGLIKEIASGDNAPIMILVTHEMGFAKNVANRVFFMESGKIAVDDTPQVVFNSSTNARLNEFLNKVLNH
- a CDS encoding transporter substrate-binding domain-containing protein, translating into MKKIFLALFITLFAYANEVVKVGISANYAPFDMMVDGKLSGFDVDLVNEISKVANLKIEFVNMSFDGLIPSLVAGKINMIASGMSISERRMKNCDFSNPYFFGKTMYLKRKGDIFTTKEDLKGVKTGVKLGTIQENTARKLGANVILHEDSAVVVMSLVNKQIDAVVFDSFVAKKFMAKNPEIESFYEENDGALGFAFAFAKDKNKDLIDIINKALEEVKASGKYDELIKKYGL
- a CDS encoding transporter substrate-binding domain-containing protein codes for the protein MKKFLLVVFALIFSACLYANDKVYKVGISPDYPPFDMLVDDKISGFDAELFDNLAKIAGIKYEFKAMSFDGLIAALKAGKIDAIMSAMSSSEQRKKACDFSNVYYKAKTIYLKHKDSSIATKDDIKGKKVGVQLGTVQEAAVKQVGALVQPNENPVVLVMALNDKKLDALAFDALVAREYLAKYPNLAEFYNEDDGTEGFSIAFSKNENVELREKLNKALEEFIKTSEYEALLKKYNIN
- the ispG gene encoding flavodoxin-dependent (E)-4-hydroxy-3-methylbut-2-enyl-diphosphate synthase, which codes for MRSDFFKPRFKTRQISVGGVKIGGDAPISVQSMLFTKTQDINGCLEQLIELKLAGADIVRVACLDIKDARALAELKKQSPLPLIVDIHFNHKLALYCAEFIDGIRINPGNIGGKENIKEVVNACKQRNIPIRIGVNHGSIEKQFENKYGRSVKALLESAVYNIKLLEDFDFRDIKISIKTSDAQSTIESYTRLRELCDYPFHLGVTEAGTKFHSTIKSSIAIGQLLLNGIGDTIRVSMTGELSEEIRVAKAILQDSGVQKSGINIISCPTCGRIQSDLLSAVKVVEEKTKHIKAPLNISVMGCVVNALGEAKGADVAIAFGKNEGLVIRHGEVVAKCKYDTLVDKFLDEVLDEAKLHEE
- a CDS encoding DnaB-like helicase C-terminal domain-containing protein, with amino-acid sequence MSKYFDIELEQSILLACIENNENIDIAASIIKPSDFSYRLHADIFEFVLNKRRLRESVDLKLVKISFASAKDSFWTALEQQNSFIEVDEYSKMLRNLSVKDQLNSLMNTSTQELSSVQDSIDYTHNLNAKIYSLVSGVSDNTLKSSRTAVNEFYEELNRVSKIIDKDVIGVDTGFSLLNHYTKGFKAGELIILAARPGMGKTTFALNILLNALKKDVGVVFYSLETEAYKIMAKLIAQDTGIGLQNILTGDRLTEDEINNMQMSANMLSEKTLYIYDKGNLNIEFLRSSLRRLKEEHNNIGLCVLDYIQLMNSLNTRADRHIQVSEISRGLKLLALELKIPILALSQVNRSVDSRMNKKLMLSDIRESGSIEQDADLILFINKADDDPTILAERHAILDIAKNRSGELKEIHFDFKASKAKFLQLEFRKDNEPSETEEF